One Microcebus murinus isolate Inina chromosome 10, M.murinus_Inina_mat1.0, whole genome shotgun sequence DNA segment encodes these proteins:
- the MCAT gene encoding malonyl-CoA-acyl carrier protein transacylase, mitochondrial yields MSLRVARAPWAWGLGASCRRRASSFPGPPLGAEGVAELLRGATQAEEGPRAAETRRTPGQCSVLLFPGQGSQLVGMGRGLLAYPRVRELYAAARLVLGYDLLELSLHGPQEALDRTAHCQPAIFVASLAAVEKLHHLQPAVIENCVAAAGFSVGEFAALVFAGAMEFSEGLYAVKIRAEAMQEASEAVPSGMLSVLGRPQSKFNFACLEAREHCKSLGIENPVCAVSNYLFPECRVISGHLEALKFLQKNSSNYHFRRTKLLPVSGGFHTRLMEPALEPLAQVLKTISIKTPLVSVHSNINGNRYMHPKHIQELLARQVVSPVKWEQTMHAIYERKKGTAFPQTFEVGPGNQLGTILKNCNLQAWKSYSHVDTLQPTEDPDLDPEESPR; encoded by the exons ATGAGCTTACGGGTCGCGCGGGCCCCGTGGGCCTGGGGCTTGGGCGCCAGCTGCCGCCGCCGCGCCTCGAGCTTCCCGGGGCCTCCGCTCGGCGCCGAGGGCGTGGCGGAGCTGCTGCGAGGAGCGACGCAGGCGGAGGAGGGGCCCCGGGCGGCGGAGACGCGGCGGACGCCGGGCCAGTGCTCGGTGCTGCTCTTCCCGGGCCAGGGCAGCCAGCTGGTGGGCATGGGCCGCGGTCTGCTCGCCTACCCGCGCGTCCGAGAGCTCTACGCCGCCGCCCGCCTCGTGCTGGGCTACGACCTGCTGGAGCTGAGCCTGCACGGGCCGCAGGAGGCCCTGGACCGCACCGCGCACTGCCAGCCCGCTATCTTCGTGGCTTCGCTGGCCGCGGTTGAGAAACTCCATCACCTGCAGCCAGCG GTTATTGAGAACTGTGTTGCTGCTGCTGGATTTAGTGTGGGAGAATTTGCAGCCCTAGTTTTTGCCGGAGCCATGGAATTTTCTGAAG GTCTGTATGCAGTGAAAATCCGAGCTGAGGCCATGCAGGAAGCTTCAGAAGCTGTCCCCAGTGGGATGTTGTCTGTCCTTGGCCGGCCTCAGTCCAAGTTCAACTTCGCCTGTTTGGAAGCCCGGGAGCACTGCAAGTCTCTGGGCATAGAGAACCCCGTGTGCGCAGTGTCCAACTACCTCTTTCCTGAGTGCAGGGTGATTTCAGGACACCTAGAG gCCCTGAAGTTTCTCCAGAAGAATTCCTCTAATTATCACTTCAGACGCACCAAGCTGTTGCCAGTTAGTGGTGGGTTCCACACCCGCCTCATGGAGCCAGCCTTGGAGCCCCTGGCTCAAGTTTTAAAGACAATCAGCATTAAGACGCCTCTGGTTTCCGTCCACTCAAACATCAATGGGAACAGATACATGCACCCCAAGCACatccaggagctgctggcccggCAGGTGGTCTCCCCGGTGAAGTGGGAGCAGACGATGCACGCCATCTACGAAAGGAAGAAGGGCACTGCGTTCCCCCAGACTTTCGAAGTCGGCCCTGGGAACCAGCTGGGGACCATCCTGAAGAACTGTAACCTGCAGGCCTGGAAGTCGTACAGCCACGTGGACACACTGCAGCCCACCGAGGACCCAGACCTGGACCCCGAGGAGTCTCCGCGATGA
- the BIK gene encoding bcl-2-interacting killer encodes MSEVRPSPTDLFMDAFPFEHLLDPLILEVLSIMEDEQDPSPSGCLEDSEQVALRLAFIGDEMDLRLRSPRLARLPGMTMHSLGLALSYDQRVGWGVLGSLSDGFATLRGNVARFWRSLSPRPWVCPGGPEQVLLLLLVLLLGGGLHLLLK; translated from the exons ATGTCTGAGGTGAGACCCAGCCCCACGGACCTCTTCATGGACGCCTTCCCGTTCGAGCATCTGCTGGACCCTCTGATCCTGGAGGTTCTCAGCATCATGGAGGACGAGCAGGACCCCAGCCCCTCGGGGTGCCTCGAAGACAG TGAGCAGGTGGCCCTGCGGCTAGCCTTCATTGGGGACGAGATGGACCTGCGTCTCAGGAGCCCCCGCCTGGCCCGCCTGCCCGGCATGACCATGCACAG CCTGGGGCTGGCGCTGTCCTACGACCAGCGGGTCGGCTGGGGTGTGCTCGGGAGCCTTAGCGACGGTTTCGCCACCCTCAGGGGGAACGTGGCCAGGTTCTGGAGgtccctcagccccaggccctgg GTGTGCCCCGGCGGCCCGgagcaggtgctgctgctgctgctggtgctgctgctgggCGGGGGCCTGCACCTGCTGCTCAAGTGA